From one Henningerozyma blattae CBS 6284 chromosome 1, complete genome genomic stretch:
- the NCE101 gene encoding Nce101p (similar to Saccharomyces cerevisiae NCE101 (YJL205C); ancestral locus Anc_1.129), which produces MKSAPFLFGRILDPFLAVNIGIVSYWLYEKRANRPNEKLLYNRLFKQKDV; this is translated from the exons ATGAAAAGTGcaccatttttatttggaaG aaTTCTTGATCCTTTTTTAGCAGTTAATATTGGGATCGTTTCATATTGGCTATATGAAAAACGGGCCAATAGACccaatgaaaaattactaTACAATCGTCTTTTCAAACAGAAGGATGTTTGA
- the TBLA0A05880 gene encoding ribonuclease H2 subunit C family protein (similar to Saccharomyces cerevisiae RNH203 (YLR154C); ancestral locus Anc_1.130), with amino-acid sequence MSEQTVEYNFKTSSIENPTEIAHLVPCIIHFNGQSDEIKTNLKFDQEEEKNHTNKFVTYFRGRKLIGQDVLKLLNENNKVKAFVMEDTTNIQNNKQFHVVSTLDKVINYEREGNEDRLDMEMSKLREFIDVTNLIHS; translated from the coding sequence ATGTCTGAACAAACTgttgaatataattttaaaacttcCTCCATTGAGAATCCCACTGAAATTGCTCACTTGGTTCCCTGTATAATCCATTTCAATGGGCAATcagatgaaattaaaactaatttaaaattcgaccaagaagaagaaaagaatcATACAAACAAATTTGTCACTTATTTTAGAGGTAGAAAATTAATAGGCCAAGATgttttaaaacttttaaatgaaaataacaAAGTGAAAGCCTTTGTTATGGAAGATACAACAAACATTCAAAACAACAAGCAATTCCACGTAGTTTCCACCCTCGATAAAGTTATCAACTATGAAAGAGAAGGCAATGAGGATCGTCTAGATATGGAAATGTCTAAACTTCGAGAATTCATCGATGTGACCAACTTGATTCATTCttaa
- the TBLA0A05890 gene encoding uncharacterized protein (similar to Saccharomyces cerevisiae NUS1 (YDL193W); ancestral locus Anc_7.308) → MSQIANHLRDSYMEHHQIHNNNHISGGDSFDLEENEKENTITYSSRVPPPETHVMKSKINQNKTRILKSSINSILAQKGEKAKILLKTPSIENETQPRGEEKRAPHSGEQEKKENAGNGTSSGAAAAAATTTTAAAASAPSNKLINDLQNNGRNSMNKLQFLFYQMVLIVCFIYYGTFRYFQFNFNTTKLKLLSIVYNPSHTPQLIRQDVNKLSKIPKRLAAILEMKSIGDIDGGINGLLNDGSEVVCWTISAGIKHLILYDYDGVLKKNINLFRQEIHNNLTNYYGPKDLPKYCIKIPHLNKLYYNNVTDDEGLKDEEENKKVSIEITLLSVRDGRETIVDLTKTMNELYLHKKLQEKEITMDLINNELIQLVGHEPDLLLYFGPSLDLQGFPPWHIRLTEFYWETDNNEVSYLVFIRGLKEYSNCKINLGK, encoded by the coding sequence ATGAGTCAAATAGCAAATCATTTAAGAGATAGCTATATGGAACATCATCAGATTCACAACAACAACCATATCTCTGGAGGAGATTCGTTTGATTtggaagaaaatgaaaaggAAAACACAATTACATATTCTTCAAGAGTCCCACCTCCAGAGACTCATGTGATGAAATCcaaaattaatcaaaataaaacaagaaTACTTAAATCGTCAATCAATTCGATCTTAGCTCAAAAAGGGGAAAAggcaaaaatattattaaagactCCATCGATAGAAAATGAGACTCAACCTAGAGGAGAGGAGAAAAGGGCACCTCACTCTGGGGAGCaagagaaaaaagaaaatgctGGTAATGGAACTTCTTCTGGTGCTGCCGCTGCTGCTGCCACCACTACTACTGCTGCCGCTGCTTCTGCGCCTTCTAATAAActtattaatgatttacaaaataatggtAGAAACTCAATGAACAAATTacaatttcttttctatCAAATGGTCTTGATAGTTTGTTTCATCTATTACGGTACATTTAGGTATTTCCAATTCAATTTCAACACgacaaaattgaaattattgtCGATTGTCTATAACCCATCACATACCCCACAATTGATTAGACAAGACGTTAATAAACTTTCCAAAATCCCCAAGAGATTGGCGGCTATCTTAGAGATGAAATCTATCGGCGATATCGATGGCGGGATTAATGGGTTACTTAACGACGGCAGTGAGGTGGTTTGTTGGACCATCTCTGCTGGGATCAAACATTTGATTTTGTACGATTACGATGGGGTCTTAAAGAAAAACATCAATCTATTCAGACAAGAGATTCACAACAACTTGACCAACTATTATGGACCAAAGGATCTACCCAAGTATTGTATCAAAATACCACacttaaataaattgtaCTATAATAATGTCACAGATGATGAAGGGTTAAAAGACGAAgaggaaaataaaaaagtgtCCATTGAAATCACTTTACTATCTGTAAGAGATGGTAGAGAAACAATAGTGGATTTAACAAAGACTATGaatgaattatatttgCACAAGAAATTGCAAGAAAAGGAAATCACCATGGACTTAATTAATAACGAACTGATTCAATTGGTGGGTCATGAACCAGACCTTTTGCTATATTTCGGGCCATCCTTGGATTTACAAGGTTTCCCACCTTGGCATATCAGATTGACTGAATTCTATTGGGAAACAGATAATAACGAGGTCTCGTATCTTGTTTTCATACGAGGATTGAAAGAGTATTCTAATTGTAAGATAAACTTGGGCAAATAA
- the TBLA0A05900 gene encoding uncharacterized protein (similar to Saccharomyces cerevisiae ARF2 (YDL137W) and ARF1 (YDL192W); ancestral locus Anc_7.307), giving the protein MGLYASKLFGNLFGNKEMRILMVGLDGAGKTTVLYKLKLGEVITTIPTIGFNVETVQYKNISFTVWDVGGQDRIRSLWRHYYRNTEGVIFVVDSNDRSRIGEAREVMQRMLNEDELRNAVWLVFANKQDLPEAMSAAEITEKLGLHSIRNRPWFIQSTCATSGEGLYEGLEWLSTNLKNQS; this is encoded by the coding sequence atgggTTTATATGCTTCGAAGTTATTTGGTAACCTCTTTGGTAACAAGGAAATGCGTATCTTGATGGTTGGTCTTGATGGTGCTGGTAAAACTACTGTTTTATATAAACTAAAGTTGGGTGAAGTTATCACAACAATTCCAACCATTGGTTTTAATGTCGAAACTGTTCAATATAagaatatttcatttaCTGTTTGGGATGTCGGTGGACAAGACAGAATCAGATCTTTGTGGAGACATTATTATAGAAACACCGAAGGTGTTATCTTCGTTGTCGATTCCAACGATAGATCTCGTATTGGTGAAGCCAGAGAAGTCATGCAAAGAATGttaaatgaagatgaattaagAAACGCTGTTTGGTTAGTTTTTGCTAACAAACAAGATTTACCAGAAGCCATGTCAGCTGCTGAAATCACCGAAAAATTAGGTTTGCATTCTATTAGAAACCGTCCATGGTTCATTCAATCTACTTGTGCCACTTCAGGTGAAGGTTTATACGAAGGTTTAGAATGGTTAAGTACTAACTTGAAAAATCAATCATAG
- the TBLA0A05910 gene encoding serine/threonine-protein phosphatase (similar to Saccharomyces cerevisiae PPH22 (YDL188C) and PPH21 (YDL134C); ancestral locus Anc_7.302) codes for MDMDADMDVPMQDANDDQLTPTLDSGMNNQNTSNDNNNNNDDDIQNNPITLATNSNDYSDDFKPGSSGIADNKSTTPMVLNNSNINQLDTWIEKLTKCEILSEDDVERLCKMAVDVVQFEENVQPVNVPVTICGDVHGQFHDLIELFKIGGPCPDTNYLFMGDYVDRGYYSVETVSLLVCMKVRYPNRITILRGNHESRQITQVYGFYDECLRKYGSANVWKMFTDLFDYFPITALVDNKIFCLHGGLSPMIETVDQVRDLNRIQEVPHEGPMCDLLWSDPDDRGGWGISPRGAGFTFGQDISEQFNHTNDLSLIARAHQLVMEGYAWSHDQNVVTIFSAPNYCYRCGNQAAIMEVDENHNRQFLQYDPSVRPGEPIVTRKAPDYFL; via the coding sequence ATGGATATGGATGCTGATATGGATGTACCCATGCAAGACGCAAATGATGATCAATTAACTCCCACCTTGGATTCAGGGATGAATAATCAGAATACctctaatgataataataataataatgatgatgatatacAAAATAACCCGATCACTTTAGCTACAAACTCAAACGATTATAGTGATGATTTCAAACCAGGATCTTCTGGGATAGCAGATAACAAGTCAACAACACCCAtggttttaaataattcaaatataaatcaattgGATACTTGGATAGAAAAACTAACCAAATGTGAAATCCTTTCAGAAGATGATGTGGAAAGACTTTGTAAAATGGCGGTGGATGTAGTACAGTTTGAAGAAAATGTCCAACCAGTAAATGTTCCTGTAACTATTTGTGGTGATGTTCATGGTCAATTCCATGATttgattgaattatttaaaataggTGGCCCTTGCCCTGATACAAATTATCTATTCATGGGTGATTATGTGGATAGAGGTTATTATTCAGTAGAAACGGTGTCTTTATTAGTCTGTATGAAAGTAAGATATCCAAATAGAATTACAATATTAAGAGGTAATCATGAATCAAGACAAATTACACAAGTTTATGGGTTTTATGATGAATGTTTAAGGAAATATGGTAGTGCTAATGTTTGGAAGATGTTTACTGATCTTTTCGATTATTTCCCAATTACTGCCTTGGTAGATAATAAGATATTCTGTTTACACGGTGGTCTGTCACCGATGATTGAAACTGTAGATCAAGTCAGAGatttaaatagaattcaAGAAGTACCACACGAAGGTCCAATGTGTGACTTATTATGGTCTGATCCTGATGATAGAGGCGGATGGGGTATAAGTCCAAGAGGTGCAGGTTTTACATTTGGTCAAGATATTAGTGAACAATTTAATCATACAAAtgatttatctttaattgcAAGAGCCCATCAATTGGTAATGGAAGGGTATGCATGGTCGCATGATCAAAACGTAGTGACAATATTTAGTGCTCcaaattattgttataGATGTGGGAACCAAGCTGCCATTATGGAAGTCGATGAAAATCATAATAGACAATTCTTACAATATGATCCTTCTGTAAGACCAGGTGAACCAATTGTAACAAGGAAGGCTCCAGATTATTTCTTATAA